The sequence below is a genomic window from Curtobacterium sp. MCPF17_002.
TCATCGGTCGTCTGCCCGTCGTGACCACGGTGTCGCAGCTCGACCAGTCCGCGCTCATGCGGATCCTGACCGAGCCGAAGAACGCGCTCGTGAAGCAGTACCAGCGGATGTTCCAGATCGACGGCGTCGAGCTCGAGTTCGACCAGGGTGCGCTCGAGGCCATCGCCGACCTGGCCGTGCTGCGCCAGACCGGTGCTCGCGGGCTCCGCGCGATCCTCGAAGAGGTACTCGGGCCGGTGATGTTCGAGGTCCCGTCGGACGACGACGTCGCGCGCGTGGTCATCACCCGCGAGTCGGTGCTCGAGAACGCGGCGCCGACGATCGTGCCGCGGCCGAGGGCGAAGCGTGTGGAGAAGTCGGCGTAGTCCGGCGTCACTGCGTTCGATCCTGCTCAGCTCGACAGGGAAGGGCCCGCACCGGGAACGGTGCGGGCCCTCCGTGTGTCCGGGGTTCGTGGCCGAGGGGTGCTCCGCACAACGAAAGTCACCCCGAACCGTGCGATCCCGCGGTTCGGGGTGACTTTCGTTGTTCGCGGCGCGGGGTTCGGCGAGCGATCCGTCCCATAGCGCGTGCAGTAGGAAGCGGTTTCGCGCGTAGGAGGTCGGAAATTCCGGCTTCCTATGCGCGATTCTGCCTCCTACGAGCGGTTCTGCCTCCTACGCGCGGAACAGCCCCCCGGCCCCAGCCCCCAGCCCCCACCCGCCGCGCGGCCTACTCGAGCCCGCGGCGACGCAGCAGCGGCCCGACCTCGGCGTCACGCCCGCGGAAGTCGCGGTACGCCTCGAGCGGGTCCTTCGCCCCGCCGACGCCGAGCAGGCGCGACGCGAAGCGCGCACCGGCCTCGCGCGAGAGTCCGCCGTTCTCACGGAACCACTCCACGGTGTCGGCGTCGAGCACCTCGGACCAGATGTAGCCGTAGTACCCGGCGTCGTACCCGCCCGAGAACGTGTGCGCGAAGTACGTCGACGAGTACCGCGGCGGCACGGCCTCGACCGCGATGCCCGCGGACGCGAGGGCGTCCCGCTCGAAGTCCTCGACGGAGGTCACCGCGGCGGCCTCCTCGGCGGAGAGCCGGTGCCACGCCTGGTCGAGCAGCGCGGCGGCGAGGTACTCGGTCGTGCCGAAGCCCTCGTTGAAGCCGGCGGAGTCGCTCAGTCCGAGGACGAGCTCCGGCGGCAGCGGCTCACCGGTCTCGTGGTGCTTGGCGTAGTTCGCCAGCACGGACGGCCACGACACCCACATCTCGTTCACCTGCGACGGGAACTCGACGAAGTCCCGCTCGACGTTGGTGCCGGAGAACCGGGGGTAGGTCGTCCGCGCGATGAGGCCGTGCAGGGCGTGCCCGAACTCGTGGAAGAGCGTCTCGACCTCGTCCTGGATGAGGAGCGTCGGCGACCCGGCGGCGGGCTTCGCGACGTTGAGGTTGTTCACGACGACGGGCAGCGTGCCGAGCAGGGCGGACTGCTCGACGACGGGGTTCATCCACGCACCGCCGCGCTTGCCGTCGCGCGTGTAGAGGTCGAGCAGGTACAGCCCGACCTCCGCACCGTCCTCGTCGCGCACCTCGAACACGCGGACCTCGTCGTTGTACCCGTGCAGGTCGTCGCGCTCCGTGAAGGTCAGGCCGTAGAGCTCGCCGGCCGCGTGGAAGACGCCGTCGCGCAGGACCCGGTCGGCCTCGAAGTACGGTCGCAGCGCGGAGCTGTCGGCGGCGAACTGCTCGCCGCGGAGGAGCTCGGTGGCGTACGCCCAGTCCCACGCCTCGACGTCGAAGCCGACGATGCGCGAGCGGACGGCGCGCTCGTCGTCGGCGTTCGCGGCGGCGGCCGGCACCAGCGAAGAGAGGAGTCCGTCGACGGCCTCCGGCGTCTTCGCGGTCTCGTCGGCGGTGACCACGGCGGCGTGGTTCGGGAAGCCGAGGAGCTCGGCGCGCCCGGCACGCAGCCGGACGATCCGCAGGAGCACGTCGCGGTTGTCGTGCTCGTTGCCGCGACGGCCGCGGGAGAGCGAGGCGCGCATGATCCGCTCGCGCAGGCCCCGGTTCGCCAGCGACGGCAGCCACGGGTGGCCGGTGTAGAGCGGCAGCGTGATGAGCCAGCCGTCGAGGCCACGATCGCCGGCTGCTCCGGCGGCGGCGGACTTCCCGCCGTCGTCGAGGCCCTCGAGCTCGGCCTCGTCGGTGACGTGCACGGCCAGGTCGTTGGTGTCCTCGAGCAGGTTCCGCTCGAACGTGGTCGTGAGGGTCGAGAGCTCCTGGTTGATCGCGGTGAGGCGCTCCTTGCCGGCGTCGTCGAGCCCGGCGCCAGCGAGGGTCATCTCGGTGTGGGTCCGCTCGACGAGGCGACGGTCCTCGTCGGTGAGGTCCGTCCGGTCACCGAGCGACTCGCGGACGGCGGCCACACGCTCGTACAGACGGCTGTCGAGGGTGATCGCGTCGCGGTGCGCGGCGAGGAGCGGGGAGACCTCGGCCTCGAGGTCGTGCAGCTCCGGCGTCGAGTCGGCCGACGACAGGGTGAAGAACACGTGGCTGACCCGGGCGAGCAGCTGGCCGCTCCGCTCGAGGGCGACGAGGGTGTTCTCGAAGGTCGGTGCCTCGGTGGAAGCGGCGATCGCCTCGACCTCGGCGCGCTGCTCGGCCATGCCGGCCTCGAACGCGGGACGGTGGTGCTCGAGCCGCACGTCGCGGAACGGCGGGAGGGCGTAGGGAAGGGTGTTCGGGACGTCGAACGGGGTTGCCATGGCAACCACCCTACGGACGTCGCGCCGCGAGCTGACGGACTGGAGGCGCGTGGCGGCGCCGCCCCGCGCCTCCAGGCCGTCAGCTGGTCGCGTTCAGTGCGTCGCTGCGTCGATGAGCGTCTCGGCCGCCCGTCGCGCGTGCGCGGCCGGTGCCGTCGTGCCGGCGATCGCCGCCGTCGTCTGCGCGCCCTCGGCGAGGAGCGCGAGCTGCGCCGCGAGCTCCTCGGCCAGGGCCGGGTCGGCGACGGCGTCGGTGGTGAGTCGCTGGACGAAGTGCTGGAAGGAGTCCTTGTGCGCGCGGGCGATCTCGGCGACCGCGGGGGAGGTCGCGCCGAGCTCACCGAACGCGTTGATGAACCCGCAGCCGCGGAACGTGTCGTCGCCGAACCACGACTCGAGGAAGTCGTACATCGCGAGGAGCTTCGCCCGCGGGGTGTCGGCGGCGTCGACCGCGCCGTGCACGCCGCGCTCCCAGAGGTCGTGGCGGCTGCTGAGGACCGCGGCGATGAGCTGCTCCTTGCCGGGGAAGGCGGCGTAGAGCTTCTTGAGCGACACGCTCGCGCCGGTCCGGATCTCGTCCATGCCGACGGACTGGATGCCGCGCGCGTAGAAGAGCTGGTCGGCGACGCCGACGATGTGGGCCCGGACGTCGGGCTCGACGGTGCCGGCCGTGCCGGTCGAGGTCGTGCTGCTGGCCATCTGCGTTCCCCGTTCGTTGCGTGTTCACGAATCCCGACTTGCGCCGGGAACGATCGTTCTCTAGTGTAGTCGACATCGGCAGAGAACGACCGTTCTCCGCCGGATCGATCGGCCTGCGGGCCGGATCCAGGGAAGAGGAACGATCATGGGTGCAATCACCGTCGGGACCGAGAACAGCGTCGACATCCAGCTGCACTACGAGGACAAGGGGACCGGTCAGCCGATCGTGCTGATCCACGGCTTCCCCCTCGACGGCAACTCGTGGGAAGGCCAGATCCCGTCACTCCTCGAGGCCGGCTACCGCGTCGTCACGTACGACCGTCGCGGGTTCGGCCAGTCCTCGCAGCCCTCGACCGGCTACGACTACGACACCTTCGCCGACGACCTGCACACCGTGCTCGAGACCCTGGACCTGCGCGACGTGATCCTCGTCGGCTTCTCGATGGGCACCGGCGAGATCGCCCGCTACATCGGCCGCCACGGTGAGGACCGGATCGCCAGGGTCGCGTTCCTCGCCTCGCTCGAGCCCTTCCTCGCGATCACCGACGACAACCCCGACGGGGCTGCGCCGATGTCGTTCTTCGAGGGTGTCTCCGCGGACGTCGAGAAGGACCGCTACGCGTACTTCACGAACTTCTACCAGGACTTCTTCAACCTGTCGGAGAACCTCGGGACGCGCATCTCGGAGGAGCAGGTCCGCAACGCCTGGAACATCGCTGCCGGCTCCGGTGCGATCGCGAGTGCCGCGGCACCACTGACCTGGCCGACCGACTTCCGCGCCGACATCCCGAAGGTCACCGTCCCCGCGCTGATCGTGCACGGCACGGCGGACAACATCCTCCCGATCGACGCGACCGGCCGCCGGTTCACCAAGGCACTGCCCGCCGCGGAGTACGTCGAGATCGAGGGTGCCCCGCACGGCCTCCTGACGACGCACACCGCCGAGGTCAACGAGGTCCTGCTCGCCTGGCTCGCCCGGTCCTGATCCCCGGACGGTCCACGCGCGGGCTCGCTT
It includes:
- a CDS encoding M3 family metallopeptidase translates to MATPFDVPNTLPYALPPFRDVRLEHHRPAFEAGMAEQRAEVEAIAASTEAPTFENTLVALERSGQLLARVSHVFFTLSSADSTPELHDLEAEVSPLLAAHRDAITLDSRLYERVAAVRESLGDRTDLTDEDRRLVERTHTEMTLAGAGLDDAGKERLTAINQELSTLTTTFERNLLEDTNDLAVHVTDEAELEGLDDGGKSAAAGAAGDRGLDGWLITLPLYTGHPWLPSLANRGLRERIMRASLSRGRRGNEHDNRDVLLRIVRLRAGRAELLGFPNHAAVVTADETAKTPEAVDGLLSSLVPAAAANADDERAVRSRIVGFDVEAWDWAYATELLRGEQFAADSSALRPYFEADRVLRDGVFHAAGELYGLTFTERDDLHGYNDEVRVFEVRDEDGAEVGLYLLDLYTRDGKRGGAWMNPVVEQSALLGTLPVVVNNLNVAKPAAGSPTLLIQDEVETLFHEFGHALHGLIARTTYPRFSGTNVERDFVEFPSQVNEMWVSWPSVLANYAKHHETGEPLPPELVLGLSDSAGFNEGFGTTEYLAAALLDQAWHRLSAEEAAAVTSVEDFERDALASAGIAVEAVPPRYSSTYFAHTFSGGYDAGYYGYIWSEVLDADTVEWFRENGGLSREAGARFASRLLGVGGAKDPLEAYRDFRGRDAEVGPLLRRRGLE
- a CDS encoding TetR family transcriptional regulator, yielding MASSTTSTGTAGTVEPDVRAHIVGVADQLFYARGIQSVGMDEIRTGASVSLKKLYAAFPGKEQLIAAVLSSRHDLWERGVHGAVDAADTPRAKLLAMYDFLESWFGDDTFRGCGFINAFGELGATSPAVAEIARAHKDSFQHFVQRLTTDAVADPALAEELAAQLALLAEGAQTTAAIAGTTAPAAHARRAAETLIDAATH
- a CDS encoding alpha/beta hydrolase — protein: MGAITVGTENSVDIQLHYEDKGTGQPIVLIHGFPLDGNSWEGQIPSLLEAGYRVVTYDRRGFGQSSQPSTGYDYDTFADDLHTVLETLDLRDVILVGFSMGTGEIARYIGRHGEDRIARVAFLASLEPFLAITDDNPDGAAPMSFFEGVSADVEKDRYAYFTNFYQDFFNLSENLGTRISEEQVRNAWNIAAGSGAIASAAAPLTWPTDFRADIPKVTVPALIVHGTADNILPIDATGRRFTKALPAAEYVEIEGAPHGLLTTHTAEVNEVLLAWLARS